The DNA sequence CTGGCAGAGTTCAGTAACGGAAATCTGCCGATGTTAGAATTTTTTCCGTTAATGGACTTGTAGCCCCATCAACTTGGGATATGCAGTTAGTGCATTTCTTAAGAGGCTTTGTTCTGACTTCTGTCACAGGTTCCTAATGTGAGAAGGTAGGCCCAGATCATGGAGGTGCTTCAGTGCGATGGCTGTGACTTCAGAGTCCCGTCTTATGAAGATCTCAAGGCGCACATTCAGGATGTCCACACGGCATTTCTGCAGCCAACTGATGTTGCTGAAGACAATGCTAACGAGCCACGATCCGGGTCCATGAATGCCAGTAATCAGACAGAGGTGGAGTATTCCTCTATAAAGGACGAATTTGCGATCGCAGAGGATTTATCAGGTAAATCTTGAAGAATCTCGGCGTATCCAATCTATTTCATGGTGCTCGTCTACCTTTAGCCTGTAGCCATGGTTCTTGATATGTGTGGCTTTGTCAAAGTTTATTGCTCCTTGGGAGCCATTTTTGTGGTCTGGGCATCATGTTTCTCTTCTGGAGCATCCTAGGTTATTGCCCTTTCAGCTTCTTTATGTTTCTCAGTTCCCTTTCGATTTGGAGGACAAGAGAGTGTCTGGTAAAATTCTAGAATGAATATCGCAGCGTGTGGAACTTGTGTTTTTATAGCTATAGGGAACATTAATGGCCATGAGGTGAGTATTGCTCCTGAAGCCAAACGCTGTATCTTCACCTGCGAGAAGCAATATGTCTAGTTCATCAGTGCTTCGTTAATACTCTTCAGGGTCTCATCTCGAGACGTTAGGCCTTTTGAATGTGATGTTTATTAATGAAgaataactgaaaagaaaaattgatttgCATGATGGAATTTCTTAATTCTCTTTCGTTTGCTTTTCTGTTCTCATTTaccttctgctttctctctagGTCAAAATGCAACCGCATTGGGGACCGGAAGCTACTATGGCCACAGTCCAGGATATTACGGTCAGCATATTGCCCCTAATCCCAAACCAACAAACAAGTTTTTTCAATGCAAGTTCTGCGTCCGCTACTTCAGGTCAAAAAACCTCCTCATCGAACACACAAGGAAGGTCCACGGAGCTCAAGCTGAAGGGAGTTCGGCGGGACCCCCTGTTCCCGGATCCTTAAATTATAATATCATGATGCACGAGGGATTTGGAAAGGTCTTCTCTTGCCAGTTTTGCACATACAAGTCACCGAGGAGGGCAAGAATCATTAAGCATCAGAAAATGTATCACAAAAACAACTTGAAGGAGACCAcggctcccctccctgcccctgctccaaTGCCAGACCCCGTGGTCCCACCCGTGTCTCTGCAGGACCCCTGCAAAGAACTGCCAGCAGAGGTCGTGGAGCGCAGCATCTTGGAGTCTATGGTCAAGCCTTTGACCAAGTCTCGAGGCAACTTTTGCTGTGAGTGGTGCAGCTACCAGACCCCCCGCCGGGAACGCTGGTGCGACCACATGATGAAGAAGCATCGCAGTATGGTCAAGATCCTTTCCAGCCTCAGACAGCAGCAAGAAGGGACGAACCTCCCCGAAGTGCAGAACAAAAGCGCCCCCAGCCCCACTTCCAATTCCACCTATCTGTCCATGAATGCTGCCAGCCGGGAGATGCCCAGCGCTAACGTCTCCAACTTCCGCGGCTCCATCAGTAACTCCATCATGAGACCCAATTCCTCGTCCGCTTCCAAGTTTTCACCTGTGTCTTACCCGCAGATGAAGCCGAAGTCCCCTCACAACTCTGGCCTGGTTAACTTGGCGGAGAGATCGCGTTACGGGATGGCTGACATGACCAACTCCTCTGCCGACCTGGAAACTAACAGCATGCTGAATGACTCCAGTTCTGATGAGGAGTTGAACGAAATAGACAGCGAGAATGGCTTAAATGCCATGGATCACCAGACTTCCGGCATGTCTGCGGAGCAGCTGATGGGCTCAGATGGCAACAAATTGTTGGAGACCAAGGGGATTCCCTTCCGAAGGTTCATGAATAGGTTCCAGTGCCCCTTTTGTCCTTTCCTCACTATGCATCGACGCAGCATCTCCCGTCACATAGAAAACATCCACTTGTCCGGAAAGACTGCCGTCTATAAATGTGACGAGTGTCCGTTTACTTGCAAGAGCTCATTAAAACTCGGCGCTCACAAACAGTGTCACACGGGTACAGCGTCAGATTGGGATGCCGTGAATTCCCAGAGTGAGAGCATTTCTTCTTCGCTGAATGAAGGTGTGGTGTCTTACGAGAGCTCGAGCATCAACGGGAGGAAGTCAGGAGTCCTGCTGGATCCCTTGCAGCAGCAAcagccaccgccgccgccgccgccgccaccaccgcCTCCGTCCCAGCCGCAGCCACCGCAGCTACAGCCGCCGCACCAGGTACCGGCGCAGCCGCAGCCCCAGCCCGCACCGACGCAGCAGCCGCAGCCTCCTGTGCCAGCCCCGCCCCTGCACCCTTACAAGTGCACCATGTGTAGTTACTCCACCACGACTCTGAAAGGGCTGCGAGTCCACCAGCAGCACAAACACTCGTTCTGCGACAACTTGCCAAAATTCGAGGGGCAGCCCTCAAGCCTGCCACTGGAAAGCGAGACAGACAGCCACCCCTCTTCCAGCAACACTGTGAAGAAAAGCCAGACCTCAATTCTTGGGTTGTCCTCCAAGAACAATTTTGTAGCTAAGGCCTCCCGGAAGCTCGCCAATGACTTTCCCCTCGATTTATCGCCCGTGAAGAAGAGAACTAGGATTGACGAGATAGCCAGCAACCTGCAGAGCAAAATTAACCAAACGAAGCAGCAGGAGGACGCGGTGATCAATGTGGAGGACGACGAGGAGGAAGAGGACGACAACGAAGTGGAGATAGAGGTGGAGTTGGACAGGGAGGAAGAGCCGACGGAGCCCGTCATGGAGGTGGCCACTTCCTTTTCGGCCCAGCAGATCTGGGCGAGAGATGCCGGGGAGCCCCAGAAGGAGCCCAACTTCAGAAGCGTCACCCACGATTACAACGCCACCAACGGCGCGGAGATTGAGCTCACCCTGTCTGAAGACGAAGAGGATTATTACGGCTCCTCAACAAACATGAAAGATCACCAGGTCGCCAACACCGCTCTGCTGAACACCCAGACTCCTATCTACGGAACCGAGCACAATAGCGAGAACACAGACTTTGGTGACTCCGGAAGGCTTTACTATTGCAAACACTGTGACTTTAACAACAAATCTGCCCGGAGCGTCAGCACCCACTACCAACGAATGCACCCGTACATTAAATTCAGCTTTAGGTACATCTTGGACCCCAACGATCACAGTGCAGTGTACAGGTGCCTGGAATGCTACATCGATTACACCAACTTCGAAGACCTGCAGCAGCACTACGGCGAACACCACCCAGAAGCCATGAATGTACTCAACTTCGACCATTCGGACCTGATCTACCGGTGTCGGTTTTGTTCCTACACGAGCCCGAATGTCCGAAGCCTGATGCCACATTACCAAAGAATGCATCCCACGGTGAAGATTAACAACGCGATGATATTTTCCAGCTACGTCGTGGAGCAGCAGGAAGGGCTGAGTACGGAATCCCAGACGCTGAGGGAGATTCTGAATTCGGCCCCCAAGAGCATGGCGACGTCCACTCCCGTGGCTCGCGGTGGCGGTCTGCCAGCTACATTTAATAAAAGCACTCCTTCAAAGACCTTTACTCCAGAATGTGAAAATCAGAAGGACCCCTCAGTTAACACTGTTGTCGTTTACGATTGTGACGTTTGCTCGTTCGCAAGCCCCAACATGCATTCTGTCTTGGTTCATTATCAGAAGAAACACCCTGAAGAAAAGGCTTCCTACTTTAGGATCCAGAAAACCATGCGAATGGTGTCTGTGGACAGGGGCTCTGCCCTTTCTCAATTATCATTTGAGGTGGGTGCTCCAATGTCTCCCAAAATGTCCAACAtgggttccccaccccccccacaacccccgcCACCAGACCTCAGTACTGAGCTTTACTACTGCAAACACTGTTCCTACAGCAATCGGTCAGTTGTGGGAGTGCTTGTCCACTACCAGAAAAGACACCCAGAAATAAAGGTTACTGCCAAATATATCAGACAGGCTCCTCCCACAGCTTCAATGATGAGAGGGTCCGAGGGGCCCCAAGGCTCCCCCCGGCCACCCGCCCCCATGCAACAGCTGAACCGAAGCAGCTCTGAGAGAGACGGCCCTCCTGTGGAGAATGAGATGTTCTTTTGCCAGCACTGTGATTACGGGAACCGGACGGTCAAAGGTGTACTCATTCACTATCAGAAGAAGCACCGAGACTTCAAGGCCAACGCGGACGTGATCCGGCAACACACGGCCACCATCCGCAGCCTCTGTGACCGCAACCAGAAGAAGCCTGCCAGCTGTGTGCTTGTCGCCCCCTCTGCCGTGGAGCGGGACAAAACCAAACTGCGAGCGCTCAAGTGTAGGCAGTGCTCGTATACCTCCCCCTACTTCTATGCACTGAGGAAGCATATCAAGAAAGACCACCCTGCCCTGAAGGCCACAGTCACGTCCATCATGCGGTGGGCATTTCTAGACGGCTCGATAGAAGCTGGCTACCACTGCGAGTGGTGCATCTACTCCCACACAGAGCCCAGCGGTTTGCTCCTACATTACCAGAGGAGGCATCCGGAGCACTATGTTGACTATACTTACATGGCTACCAAACTCTGGGCTGGGCCCGacccatcccctccctctctcaccatGCCCGCCGAAGCCAAAACGTACAGATGCCGAGACTGTGTTTTCGAGGCCATGTCCATCTGGGACATCACCAATCACTACCAAGCATTCCATCCCTGGGCCATGAACGGTGACGAGTCGGTGCTGCTGGATATCATCAAGGAGAAAGACGCCGTCGAGAATGTCATCCCTCCGTCCGAAGAGCTGGTGGGCCCCGTGAATTGTGACAACAGTATGCCCGCTCCGCTCCCCGAGCAGGACGCCGAATGCCCGGAGGACGCCCGGCTTTCCCCCGAGAAAAGCATCCAGCTGGCCTCCGCCAACCCCGCCATATCGTCCACCCCATACCAGTGCACCGTGTGCCAGTCCGAGTATAACAACCTGCACGGCCTCCTCACCCACTATGGGAAGAAGCACCCTGGCATGAAGGTGAAGGCTGCCGACTTCGCCCAGGACATCGACATCAACCCGGGCGCCGTCTACAAATGCAGGCATTGCCCGTACATCAACACCCGCATCCACGGCGTCCTGACCCATTACCAGAAGCGACACCCGGCCATCAAGGTGACCGCCGAGGACTTCGTGCACGACGTGGAGCAGTCCGCCGACATCGCCCAGAACGACGTGGAGGAGACGAGCAGGATCTTCAAGCAAGGCTACGGCGCCTACCGCTGCAAACTGTGTCCGTACACGCACGGCACCTTGGAGAAGCTCAAAATCCACTACGAGAAGTATCACAATCAGCCTGAATTTGATGTGTTTTCCCAGTCGCCCCCGAAGCTGCCAGTCTCCCTCGAGCCCGAGATGACCACTGAGGTGAGCCCCTCCCAGGTGTCCGTCACcgaggaggaggtgggagaggagccCGTGTCCACGTCTCACTTCTCTACCTCGCACCTGGTCTCCCACACGGTGTTCCGCTGTCAGCTGTGCAAGTACTTCTGCTCCACGAGGAAGGGCATCGCCAGGCACTACCGCATCAAGCACAACAACGTGCGAGCCCAGCCCGAGGGCAAGAACAACCTCTTCAAGTGCGCCCTGTGCGCCTACACCAACCCCATCCGCAAAGGGCTGGCGGCCCACTACCAGAAGCGCCACGACATCGACGCCTATTACACGCACTGCCTGGCGGCCTCCAGGACCATCAGCGACAAGCCCAACAAGGTGATCATCCCGTCCCCGCCCAAGGACGACTCCCCGCAGCTCAGCGAGGAGCTCCGGCGGGCCGTGGAGAAGAAGAAGTGCTCCCTGTGCTCCTTCCAGTCCTTCAGCAAGAAGGGCATCGTGTCCCATTACATGAAGCGCCACCCGGGGGTGTTCCCCAAGAAGCAGCACGCCAGCAAGCTGGGCGGCTACTTCACCGCCGTCTACGCCGACGAGCACGAGAAGCCGCTGCTgatggaagaggaggagagaggcagctTCGAGAAAGCCGAGGTGGAGGGAGGCGAGGCCCAGGAGATCGAGTGGCTCCCGTTCCGCTGCGTCAAGTGCTTCAAGCTGTCTTTCAGCACGGCGGAGCTGCTGTGTATGCATTACACTGACCACCACAGTCGGGACCTGAAGAGGGACTTCGTCATTCTGGGCAGCGGCCCCCGCTTGCAGAGCCCCGCCTACCAGTGTAAGCACTGTGATAGCAAACTGCAAAGCACAGCGGAGCTGACCTCACACTTGAACATTCACAATGAGGAATTCCAGAAGCGTGCCAAACGTCAGGAGAGGAGGAAACAGCTTTTGAGCAAGCAGAAATATGCAGATGGTGCTTTTGCAGATTTCAAACAAGAGAGGGTAAGGATATGTTTTGATTTCCCTTCCCCCAGGAGGCCTCTCATCACTGGTGCCCACATGCACTTCTTCGTTGCCAGCCAGACTGCTACAGGCTTCCTAGTGACTTAGCTTGCCAGAGAGCTCAATAAGTCAATTAAACGTTTCGAGCCTGATTATCCCCCATTCTGTGCTCACCCTTCCCCACGGCctgttcccctccctgctcccccctcccgAGGCTCCCCAGGGGAGGGTCGGGGTGGtttctctgtatttccttctGCCAAGTAGCCTTATCTGAGGCCTAGTTACACGACAACGCTCGCTCTCTAAGGCAGCTGTGGGCCGTCTCTTGGTGTCACTAGCACCTCTCAGCCATGTTTTGGTCTGCAGTGTCGGCTACATGAACCTAACATCTCCAGGagtagatttttgtttgtttgtttgtcttggtCAAGAAGTTCACTAATGGCGTAGCTGTGCAACGTTTCACCTGCGTAGTTGAAATTGGTCTCAAAGGCAGATAACCTGGTGGCAGTGACGATGAGGCTTCTCCACAGAAATCTTCTCTACTCACAAGCTGTAACATATTTGGGTTCCGGAGACTTTGCATAGTAGGCAGTGTGCCACGACTCTGACGAATTCGTTATGTAAAAATACTCACATATTTCTCCCTTGGTTTTTAACCTGCTAATCCGCTTTGAAATAAAATCTGCTAGTACGCTACGAGAATAAATGCCGGCATTTGAGGGAGGGCTCGGAGTACTGATGGCTACCACTGTATTTTACCAGCCTTTTGGTCACTTAGAAGAGGTGCCAAAGATCAAGGAGAGGAAGGTGGTGGGCTACAAGTGTAAATTCTGTGTGGAAGTGCACCCGACGCTCCGAGCCATCTGCAATCATCTCCGGAAACACGTCCAGTACGGCAGCGTCCCGGCCGTGTCCGCCGCCGTGAAGGTGAGAACTGGGGCGGGGGGGTCTGGATGAGCGCTCTTGTGTGTGAGCCATTCGAGTTACTTATTAACCCCGTTGCTCAAAGCAGCTCAGGAAAGGGCGGCCCAGAATGTGGGCATTCCTGAGCTGTGCTTGGATCGGTCTGGCTTGTTTTGATTCTTTTGCAGGTTGGACCTTCTTCATCTTACGTGTCTCGACCTGGTCGCGTTTCGATCTGGTTCCCTTCCACGCGGATAGTTTGGTGGAAACAGAAGATCCGGGCCTCTCGGTACAGGAGGCTTTGGGTCGCCCTTCTGTTCTGCATTTAGTGCCATTAGGTGTTTGCTCTTCCAAGTTGCCCGAGCTCTTGAAAGGAATCAAGTGGGTCCTGTTCCCATCATCTTCTGCTCCTCCCACTGCGTGACTTCTTAACTGTTCTCATCTGGCTGACGGTGCAGAGAGCCCAGGAGAATCCTTTACTTCTTACCCTGGGTCCTCTGAGGAGCGTAAGAAACGTGAAGTCTAAAACCAAAAGCCCCCCAGTCACAGCAGGCCCCGAGAACCCCTTGACCCGATTTGTCTCCTTCGTTCCCTTTCCCGGTTTGTCGCTGACCagtgcctcccctgctccccctgacCTTCACGAGGCCGCCCGTTTTGAACGTCGTACTCCTAAATAGCAGCCCCCGTTTCGGGAGCCATGCCGCCACCCCTGCCTTCCGGGACGTGGCGAAGCGCGTATTTTTGAGCAGAGAAGTTAGTGAATTCAGgactctgctctttctctctagatACGTGAAATCTGCCCTTCTTGATCTTGTGTCCTATTTTGCCCACGTAGCATGGACGTATAAAGTCTCTGCTTTTCTTCACTGAAGACTGAAGCCCGCTGGCTGTCCGCAGAACGGTGGCGCCCAGGGGCGACGGCGGCCCGCTTCTTCCACGCCACCTCGGTGTGTTCCAGGCTTGTTTCCTGGACTCACTcgagggagacagagcagctcTTCGTGTGTAATCAGTAACCCACGGAGTCACCTCCAAACATGAGTGACTTCGAACCAGGCTGCTCCTTAATTTTTTCGGCGGATCAGACAGCAGCCTTCAGTCAGTGGGTGAAGTCACCCTCcgcggggtgggggtgagcaCGGATGGCGAGGGGCAGGATCCTGCCCCTTTCCTTCACTTCCAAGGGGGGCCCACGGCTCCTAGATGCCCAGACTgctctgcttttttccccctcctttcttccttcctttcttttctctgagccATCACCCTAACCCTGCCTTCTGTCGGTTCGAGTGGGATTGCTGTGTGTTCTTTTTAAGATGGGAGATAAGCGAGTGAACTGTCTCCACAGTTGGGAGAACCCCTCTCTCATGCTTCCCAGGCAGTAGCAGCCGTGTCCTCAGGTCACCAGCACTGCATGAAGAGTGGCAGTCGGGTTTGCCCTCCCTCTAGGGGGagctggagaggcaggggaggaagcTTTACCAGGAAGTCCTGAGGAGTTTGGGAGaatgaagggagaggaggagagctgGAGACGATGATGctggatatttattttgttggtggggcatgtgtgtgtgtgtggttctcttAGCAGGAGGCCGAAGACCCCTCCCACTTGTTCCTGGATGGATTGGAAGCAGCCAAAGATGCCACTGGCGCCCTGGTGGACCGGGTGGATGGTGAACACTGCTTGCTTGATGGAATGTTGGAGGATGAAACCCGGCCGGGGGGATACCATTGTAGTCAATGTGACAGAGTCCTGATGTCCATGCAGGGGCTGCGTTCTCATGAGaggagccatctggccctggccATGTTTACCCGCGAGGACAAGTACAGCTGCCAGTATTGCTCCTTTGTTTCCGCTTTCAGGCACAAGTAAGTGCTATCGAGTGGTCGCAAGCGGGTGACGGGGAGGAGATGCCGTAGCGGTCAGCTAGTGCTCGGCTAAGCTAGAGCAGGAGAGGCTTGGAGGAGTCAGAAAGCCCCGCTCAAGGTTTGTGCCTGCTGTGTTGTTGGTTACGTTCCCTTGAGCCTCAGTCACCTCGTCTGTCAAATGGGACCAAGAATAGGAGGTTACCTAACATTAACTACGCCTGGTAAAtacaggcatttttttaaatgagtattttgGAGGCACTGCTATGATTTACAAGAGGGAAGACCAGAAAGCAGACAAATGTCCTGGTGTATCTGTCAGACATTCACCCAGAAACGAATCATCAGTTGAGGAAATAAAGTTCCATTTGGGAAACTGAGTGGCCTAAGGAGGTAAAATTAGGACTGTCGACCCACATGACCAAAGGATCATTGCTTGATCTTGAAAAAGATCTTGAAAAGTAAAGAAGTTACTGATGCCAAAGGGATGCTTGAAGGACAGGGCCAGTGAGGAGAAGGAGCTGCCCGAGGCCCATCACAGCTTTGGAATTGTAGATTTGGGGTGTTGTGTAAGGCTTTCGGGGGTGATGGGAAAAGCGATGGTTCTGAGAAGAAGCCACCGTTTGTTGCCTTTGTCTTTGAACTGTGTAAGAGAGGTACACGTGCAACAATGTGTCCCACCGTCTTGGATGGCGGTGACCGATTGCGAGACTGACCTGCTGTTTATTTTTAcgataattaaaataaatgttgggCTGTTTGCTTCTCAAAAAGATAAAGTGCAGTTAGTTGttgaaagggaggaggaggcgATGCTTTtacagagggaggaggggttACAGACTCTTTATTCTACGGAGCCTCATGGTTCATCTGTGTCATCAGAGCCACTGTGTACTTCTCACGAGTTCAAGGAGTATTTATTCAGCAGCACCTAGCCTGCTTTCTGACACCCCGTAGAATCTCAACAAATCGTAGCGCATACACGGATCCGCCCTGTGCTAAGCAATGTGCTGGGGGCGTTGGGAGGGTGGATATAAAGGGGAATACAAAAGATGAAGAGACCATGGTCAGTGCGCTAAGGGAATTTAGGGTCTAGTTGAGTTATAAATCAAGCCAGCGAGCTCACAAATGACTCAGCAAAATAAGAcacatatctttcaaaaatacagcAATAAAATGCTATGAAGCTTCAAAGAAGGGAAGCGATCCACCCACTGTGGAAGAATCGGGAAGGTTTTACGGAGTAGGGAGCATTTGAGTCGAGTCTTAAAGTAGGAAGACAGGACCTGACGAGTTCGGAAGGGATGTGCAACCTGGAGGAAGGGATGAGAGCATAAGGCTGTGGAGCAGAGTGTGAGGCTCGTGGGGGCCCAGCTGGCGGTCCAATGTCACTAATCTGTAAGCTCTAGGTAAAAGAATAATGGAAGATAAAGTTTGAATACTTGAGTAGAGACCATATTTGGAGTCTTCGAATGTGGAAATAATACTTTGTCATTTATAGTACTGGCAAAAGGAAGTCTCTGAAAGAAGTCataattgctaacatttactgagccttCCTGTGTGTCAGGCAGCACGCTAAGTGCCTTCAGGTATTATCTCACTTTATTCTTAAATCAGCCCAGCGAGGTGTCGTCCCATGACCGTCTCCATTTTGTGGGTAAGAAAAGTGAGGAGGTTTATGTAACTTGCCAAGGCCACACGGTTTATAAGCATTAGCTGGGGTTTGATCCCAACCAGCCTGACTCCATAGCTCATGCTCTTGAGTTGAAAAAAAGACGGGAGAGAGCAATTAGAAGGCAGTCGTAGTAGCTGATCCAAGAAGTTCGGATGGGACTTTGGGAATGGTTAAAGGAAGTCGGATCTTCATGACTTGGACAAATTGCCTTCATGCAGGGAGTGAGGGATGAGAGGCAAAGTAAAGTACAGAGGGCACCTAGGGGTTCAGTCTGGTTGACTGAGAACGGTCGTGTCCTCTATAGAAGCAAGGAAATGAGGAAGAGCGTTAGTTTCGGAGGAGAAAAACCGATGGCTTTGTTTAGGGCTAGTTGAGTTTAAGGAAGCTAAAGGACACCCAGAGGGAGAGGTCCGGAGGCGATTGAAAGTGCTGCTCTGGAGCTCAGGAGACCATTATGTATTTAAATGGTAAGCAGCACCGATCCCATGTGAGTCATTTAGAAGGGAACCTAGTTCTCTGGGGCACTGGTACAAATTAGAACTTCTTCCCACACCTTGTTTggtagatttattattttttttagcaatcaTTATGAAATACTGGGAGTTCACTATAATTAAATAACTTCTTTATAAGTTGCTCTGGAAGACTGAGGTACAGTGAACATGGTTTTGTTTATCAGAAGGGATGACTGGGCCTTTGGATCACATGACTTTCTTCAAACACACCTGCACTTTGCCTCCATATTTACAAAGGCGCTGGAAACATGACAGTCCGTTGCAAGTAGCTCAAGTACTTTGacacttcccttcccctcttgagTGTTCTCCAGGGATGTAGGACTGCGGTTTAAAAAGAAAGtcctttttaaatgcaaaatttctctaactcctttttttttttttggaaataagttAAAGGACTATTTGATAGGTACTCCTCACTGACTTGGCAGAAAACTTGAATTCTCCGTATTTTACCTTTTGTCTTCGGATGCCCTCTTCCAATTCTACATGCTTctagag is a window from the Felis catus isolate Fca126 chromosome D4, F.catus_Fca126_mat1.0, whole genome shotgun sequence genome containing:
- the ZNF462 gene encoding zinc finger protein 462 isoform X5, with the protein product MEVLQCDGCDFRVPSYEDLKAHIQDVHTAFLQPTDVAEDNANEPRSGSMNASNQTEVEYSSIKDEFAIAEDLSGQNATALGTGSYYGHSPGYYGQHIAPNPKPTNKFFQCKFCVRYFRSKNLLIEHTRKVHGAQAEGSSAGPPVPGSLNYNIMMHEGFGKVFSCQFCTYKSPRRARIIKHQKMYHKNNLKETTAPLPAPAPMPDPVVPPVSLQDPCKELPAEVVERSILESMVKPLTKSRGNFCCEWCSYQTPRRERWCDHMMKKHRSMVKILSSLRQQQEGTNLPEVQNKSAPSPTSNSTYLSMNAASREMPSANVSNFRGSISNSIMRPNSSSASKFSPVSYPQMKPKSPHNSGLVNLAERSRYGMADMTNSSADLETNSMLNDSSSDEELNEIDSENGLNAMDHQTSGMSAEQLMGSDGNKLLETKGIPFRRFMNRFQCPFCPFLTMHRRSISRHIENIHLSGKTAVYKCDECPFTCKSSLKLGAHKQCHTGTASDWDAVNSQSESISSSLNEGVVSYESSSINGRKSGVLLDPLQQQQPPPPPPPPPPPPSQPQPPQLQPPHQVPAQPQPQPAPTQQPQPPVPAPPLHPYKCTMCSYSTTTLKGLRVHQQHKHSFCDNLPKFEGQPSSLPLESETDSHPSSSNTVKKSQTSILGLSSKNNFVAKASRKLANDFPLDLSPVKKRTRIDEIASNLQSKINQTKQQEDAVINVEDDEEEEDDNEVEIEVELDREEEPTEPVMEVATSFSAQQIWARDAGEPQKEPNFRSVTHDYNATNGAEIELTLSEDEEDYYGSSTNMKDHQVANTALLNTQTPIYGTEHNSENTDFGDSGRLYYCKHCDFNNKSARSVSTHYQRMHPYIKFSFRYILDPNDHSAVYRCLECYIDYTNFEDLQQHYGEHHPEAMNVLNFDHSDLIYRCRFCSYTSPNVRSLMPHYQRMHPTVKINNAMIFSSYVVEQQEGLSTESQTLREILNSAPKSMATSTPVARGGGLPATFNKSTPSKTFTPECENQKDPSVNTVVVYDCDVCSFASPNMHSVLVHYQKKHPEEKASYFRIQKTMRMVSVDRGSALSQLSFEVGAPMSPKMSNMGSPPPPQPPPPDLSTELYYCKHCSYSNRSVVGVLVHYQKRHPEIKVTAKYIRQAPPTASMMRGSEGPQGSPRPPAPMQQLNRSSSERDGPPVENEMFFCQHCDYGNRTVKGVLIHYQKKHRDFKANADVIRQHTATIRSLCDRNQKKPASCVLVAPSAVERDKTKLRALKCRQCSYTSPYFYALRKHIKKDHPALKATVTSIMRWAFLDGSIEAGYHCEWCIYSHTEPSGLLLHYQRRHPEHYVDYTYMATKLWAGPDPSPPSLTMPAEAKTYRCRDCVFEAMSIWDITNHYQAFHPWAMNGDESVLLDIIKEKDAVENVIPPSEELVGPVNCDNSMPAPLPEQDAECPEDARLSPEKSIQLASANPAISSTPYQCTVCQSEYNNLHGLLTHYGKKHPGMKVKAADFAQDIDINPGAVYKCRHCPYINTRIHGVLTHYQKRHPAIKVTAEDFVHDVEQSADIAQNDVEETSRIFKQGYGAYRCKLCPYTHGTLEKLKIHYEKYHNQPEFDVFSQSPPKLPVSLEPEMTTEVSPSQVSVTEEEVGEEPVSTSHFSTSHLVSHTVFRCQLCKYFCSTRKGIARHYRIKHNNVRAQPEGKNNLFKCALCAYTNPIRKGLAAHYQKRHDIDAYYTHCLAASRTISDKPNKVIIPSPPKDDSPQLSEELRRAVEKKKCSLCSFQSFSKKGIVSHYMKRHPGVFPKKQHASKLGGYFTAVYADEHEKPLLMEEEERGSFEKAEVEGGEAQEIEWLPFRCVKCFKLSFSTAELLCMHYTDHHSRDLKRDFVILGSGPRLQSPAYQCKHCDSKLQSTAELTSHLNIHNEEFQKRAKRQERRKQLLSKQKYADGAFADFKQERPFGHLEEVPKIKERKVVGYKCKFCVEVHPTLRAICNHLRKHVQYGSVPAVSAAVKVGPSSSYVSRPGRVSIWFPSTRIVWWKQKIRASRRRPKTPPTCSWMDWKQPKMPLAPWWTGWMGLRSHERSHLALAMFTREDKYSCQYCSFVSAFRHNLDRHMQTHHGHHKPFRCKLCSFKSSYNSRLKTHILKAHAGEHAYKCSWCSFSTMTISQLKEHSLKVHGKALTLPRPRIVSLLSSHAHHSSQKATPAEEVEDSNDLCCRM